Below is a genomic region from Penaeus vannamei isolate JL-2024 chromosome 18, ASM4276789v1, whole genome shotgun sequence.
GGCGTTGAGAGCGTCGGATATAAATCCATGAATCGAACTCACGaattttagaatcagggaatgTGCACACGAGTTTTGTACCTTTTAGTACCGTGGTGCCTCttatttctttggtacccagagcagTGACATTAACACTATTAactaaaaggggaagggaagctgAACTAAAAAtaagtgtttttttctgattttgccCAAAGTATTTTTCCCACGCGTAGAGAAGGTAACTACCTGCTTAAAATTCAATGGAGAAGGGATTTCACAATCAGGAAAGGTGTTAAAGTTGCCCAAGTATTTCAAAGAATTGATTTTCGCACTTTGCTTGGAGGGAgaaagtattttttattgttttatctgagGCTTTCTTCCCACAGATTACcagcacactgatttcgcgaggcaTCCATCTAGGTCAGGGTTACGGGTTGCGGGAAgggtccatcttgaagacaagcaattaacctctttatttctcataatcaagaaacaggaaaaaaaagccATTGAATTGAGAATTCATTTTCCAAAACGTGTTAAAATTGTTCTCTgatttttacatgtagatatttcaagcaagtgattattttttgtaggGTTTAATCAAATAATCTGTGacgtgttttcttgtccatatatttgatttttgttaataaatttgaaaatgaaaaaaatcaatatcttttgttgatcaaatttagtataTTTTCACCTAATTTATCCTTAAATAAGCTCTAAATCTAAGGGGGTGCGAGGACACAGGAAAATTTTCTCAAGGGTGCGGGCATAAAAAAAGGTTGGGAACGACAGATCTAAGTCGACCTGCTAGCCATTAtgtttcacacatacatacacacacatacatacatacatacatatatgtgcacgtctgtgtgcatatatccatatacatatagatagatacatatgtgtgtgtgtaagtgtatgtatgtatgtttacatatatagacacacacatatatgtatgtatatatgtacgtaggtatgtatatatgtatgtatatatgtacgtaggtatgtatatatgtatgtatatatgtacgtaggtatgtatatatgtatgtatatatgtacgtaggtatgtatatatgtatgtatatatgtacgtaggtatgtatatatgtatgtatatatgtacgtaggtatgtatatatgtatgtatatatgtacgtaggtatgtatatatgtatgtatatatgtacgtaggtatgtatatatgtatgtatatatgtacgtaggtatgtatatatgtatgtatatatgtacgtaggtatgtatatatgtatgtatatatgtacgtaggtatgtatatatgtatgtatatatgtacgtaggtatgtatatatgtatgtatatatgtacgtaggtatgtatatatgtatgtatatatgtgtgtgtatgcccaaGGAGCCAAAAAATAACGTCAAAAACTCATTTCAGAGAGAAACGTCGCAGTTAAAACAAAACGACAGAATAAGGAGAATGGTTCCCCTGATCCTGAAGGTAAGATTGCTTAACATAGATATTTGTGATACAGTGAATCATATGAAAATTGGAATATTGGACGTTAGTATGCATTTTGATAAAGGGTCTTACACTTTCAGAAAAATATATAGTTTACCCTCGCATCGAAGAAAAtggttatcaaaataataataaaagaaaacgatttATCGTATTTATGGCTAACTTATCTATGCTAGCCCGAGCCATCCATATCCCAGATTGGAAATTTTGCAAACTGCGCAGCCAATTACAATACAACTTTCCAATCTGGTCATCACATTTTATCAAAAGTTAATTTTCGGTAAATATTTGCAATTCATTAGTTACTTCAAAACGGTTTCAACAACTTTCTAAAACCATGCTGACATCAGTATACCCACATCATACAAATTCCTACTTTATCAAGTCCTCAGTAAAAGCTCTATAAAGTATACATTCCAAACAGAGTCATAATTTACATCTGTTGCACTCATTGTCCGTAACCATACAATTCTTAACATGTCGTTTAAACTTTACAGACACAGGAGTATCTAGTGACATCAAAGACAGAAGTTCCCGTCAACCACCAAAAGTTAAGTTCGACATGGATGCGTTTAACGACGAGCTCGCCAACCTCCTCGCTATCGTAAGTTGTTCTCTGAAACGAATGGTATTTTACAGCATGTCATTACTGCTGGTAACTGTTTATTAACTCCTGTTTTATTGCAAACTATGTATTTTCAGGCAGGGATCTGTAAGATTATATTGCTATTGTTTATGGACCTTAGACTTCATTCGTATTGAACAGGACTCACTAAAATTTAACTATAAAATCTCCATTATTATCTTGAAAGGTCAATGAAACGCATGTATGAGCAATGTTTTCCGAAATCAATTACGTTATTCCAGAGTGGCAGAGCTGTAGAACCTCATCAGGCACGGAGAGCCACCGCACGCGACACGCCCAAAGACGTCCCCGCCacgcccccttccaccccctcgcACACAGACCGCCCTCTCCCCGGCCAGACGCAGGAACCCGCACCTCCTCCGCCCCAGCTGATGGGTCCTCCGCCTCAGAAACCGCCAAGGGCCAGGGAGCagccgcctccgaagcctccgagGACCTTCCTGGCCGCCAGCGACAACCTGAAGCTGCAGACGATGCCGCTCTCCAAGTCCACGAGCGACCTGGCACGCCCCGGGACGTCCTCCGGGCCTCACACCCCGAGGGAGGGAGACCGCACAGCATCGCCCGTGACCGGAGATGACTCCGACTCGGACCACAGGACGAAGACCAacgggaaaaaggaaaatgccTTCTTCCCTTCGCTCATGGGCAAGAAAGTCAAAGAAAGGATTACAACGATAGGGCAAAGGAAGGCCAAAAGGTCGAAGAGCCTCCTGATAAGCGACCCGATGGACTTCAGGGTCCTGTATAACGGGATGCTGCCAAATCATCGGGATAACAACAAAGAACAGATCAGTGTTAGCGATTCCAATGACAGTTCGGAGGAAGTTCCCCAACGTGGCAAAATTAAGGCGtaaaatgaacaaataaggaaaaagacAATAAGGTCAGATCATTTGCATGGGGTTCGCTGATACACCAAAAACCAAGACCGAATTAGATTATCAATAAGGAAAAACAGATGTTATTCATCGTGAATTATTGGCTAAAATGTGTTTGAGAGTTATGATATGAATAGGATTTTGAAAATCTATTGACTACGcgttttggaaaaaaatatatattacttgaTTATCAGAGAGATCAATTTACACCCTTATACCAACGTTACAAAAATCTTCTGGAAATGAACTTTGAACTTAATATAGCTGGGCATTCATTTGCATGACTGTCTCATACATGGCCCCTAGATTCTATAATATTTTGCTAAAGTTTACGTTATTatttaaaaagacagagagagcattACATAACGAAACACATATCTGTTTAACTGCATTTTACAAGTGAAGAAAATACAGAGAATCTCGAAGCTGGTCATGTACCTTTGTAGAAATAGGATGTTTAAATATTattgctatacatacatacatacagtgcttgtatgtatgtctttttttcttcttttcttgtgtgtgtgtgtgtttgtgtaaaattGCGCCATATAAGATACAAAATATGttcgaatatatatttatgaagtaATGTGTGGTATGACAGAGTACTCATCATCAGTCATTCCTTGTTGAACTTAAAATTTAGGAGATACCTGTTCATGCCACACCTTTTAATCGATCTAACAATACTCTGTGCATCAGATAAAAGTAAGCAACAGAATTTAATGGTAGCTTATGGGTATTAATATTCAGTATCAATATGCTGCATTTGCAATAAAGATCGTACAGTACAAACTCTATACAAACCAGGCTTTGTCGTAACTAGCTACTAGAGCCACCTGGCTACGTTCATGTCATAGTTTTACTAACTCTTGTCTAATTGTTTGTTATAGTTACACATGTCAAACACTTGCATaatcatgttttattatttaaCTGGATTAAAGTTGCATATTGACTCGTGACATAATCGAATAGCTCCTGATTGCAAAATTACGAAACGATGGCAATTATGTCCATGGTAATCACTAGTACCATTGCCACTCTTGTGACTAGGGAGTGGAAAGGAATGTATATaagcaggaatatatatataatatgtatatatatatatatatatatatatatatatatatatatatatatatatatatatatatatatatatatacgtacatacactttttttcaaataagggaagaatatatatataagtttattttttttcatttttattctttttgaaaATCGTTCCCTAAATCCACTGTTGTACGAAACCAATACCAAGGTTTGTAGGTAAGTGTATCAGTTTAATTTAGGCCATTTAAGCCATGGTATCTTGGGAATGCTTGGTGTTTCGATGTGGGATTCTGGTTTGACTCCTTACTGTGTACAATGTCTGCAGTACAAACAGTTAAACCGCTCATGAAGTAAGCTTCAAGCAGCTCGCTTAAGGTTGCAGATATTTCTTGATTGTAATATCTGTTTAGATTATAATGTCAGTACATCACAAGTATAGTGCTACTTAAATCACACACTGTAGTATTTCCTAGCTGTAAACGAGTCATTtatacgtttttgtttttgttttgattttgcatCCCACGAGCAAATCGCATTTATCAGGGATTTGTTAAATTACTACAATAACATTTTGACTGATAATAACTGTAGTATGCCATACCCATATTGTCCAAGCTCACTCTATCGTTTTGTGGAGCCCGGGATGGGTTGAAACTAACCCCATACATACGATACAGTAAATTATCACCCCAGTTGTTTACTCTGTAGCCAGCaggtattaatatcagtatcatattCATGTACAGGTTATAATCTATTTTACTATAAGCATCACAAGTCCACTGACATAGAAACTTTTTTGCAACCTTCACTATCTTCCAGAAACTTAACGCTTCATACTGCCATAAGATGTCCTTACTTGTATGAACAGCAGCTGCTTTTGCGCATGGACAAAATATATGCaaaattaattcatatatctgtctatctatctacacacacacacacacacacacacacacacacacacacacacacacacacacacacacacacacacacacacacacacacacacacacacacacacacatatgcagtcaTACTTTGTTCGTAATATTTTAGAGATGTGGTATGACTATCCAGTATTTCCTTCTCAGGTACCAGTGGAAACCTTGTCAATGGATATGGCAgaaattctttgtttctttcatttaatttgaaaaaaatggggtgtaaatatataaacatgatttGTTTCAGAATCTACGTAAAATATGTTGACACATTCTGTATCTGTTTGACATCTTTGTTACTGACAATTCATTTAACTGCTCTCTCAGCATATCGTATCTGGTCAAATGCTTCCCTGCTAGTTATGAAAGCTTTTTAGATCAATAAATTGTGTATCAAACATATTGTACTGTAAAGAGGTAATTGTAATGGATTAGTCTGttctatatttctttaattttatctttctctgtgtgtgtgtgtgtgaaaatataataAGGCAAAACTACACATTTGAGCAGAAGTTGCTATTTATCTGTAATTAAAGACCtgagtgtaaatatattttcttatacgTTTAAGAATTCTAAGAGGTGCAAATATATTCATACGATTAATGAAAAAGAGACCCCCGCTTTAGACAGAGGTATGAATTAAATCCTATAATTCCTGTTTAATCACACGAATACtagcgtatctctctctctctttctttctctctgtctctccatctccttccctctccctctctatctctctctttctctccctctccgtccctctccctctctatctctctttctctccctctccgtccctctccctctctatctctcaagaTGATACCCAGGCCTCAAGAACACGTCTGACGGGAGATGAACGGAGGCACATATTGTCATTGCACTGGGCTACTTGCATTTCCTAGCTGTTGTTATCGTGAAACCTACAGTAAATGGAGTTTGTGTATTCGTATACTTTGGCTCTAATCCATTGACTTCTGTATGGTATTCATCTGTAATTATTTACAATTACTGGCGGTTCTCATTGTACCCCCTTCCTGCCAAGCTTCCAATTATCTCAACTACAGTCCACGCATCAAAATCTTAAAGATTAAAGGCTTGAGACAGCTGTTCAGTGATGATATCAACAGCCGTTACGATCGCTACTATGCTGTGTTTACACTATCAGCAATCGGTCGCTGGCAATTTTTATACCTACAGGGGAAACATGAATATGAAAAAGGTATAAATTGGTATAAATTGATATCACGGGGAAACATGAACATGAAAAAGGTATAAATTGATATCACGATATTAATGTTTCATACCCACAGTTTGTTGACTGGTATATTTGTACCCTTCAGTGTGAATACCAAACTAGAATAGcgaattatacacacaaacacacacacacacacatacacacacacacacacacacacacacacacacacacacacacacacacacacacacacacacacacacacacacacacacacacacacacagatatatatatatattatatatttatatatatatgtacatatatatatatatatatatgtgtgtgtgtgtgtgtgtgtgtgtgtgtgtgtgtgtgtgcacatataaatgtatataaatacacgtatatatatatatgtatatatatatatatatatatatatatatatatatatatatatatatatatatatatatatatatatatatatatttatatatgtgtgtgtgtgtgtgtgtgtttgtgtgtgtgtgtgtgtgtgtgtgtgtgtgtgtgtgtgtgtgtgtgtgcacatataaatgtatataaatacacgtatatatatatatgtatatatatatatatatatatatatatatatatatatatatatatatatatatatatatatatatatatatatgtgtgtgtgtgtgtgtgtgtgtgtgtgtgtgtgtgtgtgtgtgcgtgtgtgtgtgtgtgtgtgtgtgtacatatgcataaatatatccatacatatatatacatatgtatgcatatacatatatacatatatacatatatatctaaactaACAACCTAAACATCTACCTATCCATGCAACTTAGTATacgtgcatatttacatatacacacatgcatatctatgtgtaaacacacacacacacacacacacacacacacatacacacaaaacacacacactcactcacacacacacacacacacacacacacacacacacacacacacacacacagatgtatatatatatatatatatatatatatatatatatatatatatatacatatatgcatatacatacatatatatatatatatatatatatatatatatatatatatatatatatatatatgtatgtatttatatatatatatatatatatatatatatatatatatatgtatgtatgcatgtatttatatatatatatatatatatatatatatatatatatatatatatatatatatatatatatatatataggtatatatatacgcacacacattcacatattttAAGTACAGATGCAGTATTCATTCAAGCGCCTTCCTCACTCAGCACTGTCGAGAAAggcgtacgagagagagagagagagagaaagagagagagagagagagagagagagagagagagagagagagagagagagagagagagagagagagagagagagagagagagagagagaaagaaagagagaatcaggacGTAGAAAGAAAGGGCAAATGCATACGTATGTGACACAAGGGAAGACGGAAGGAACGAGCATTTAAGCAAAGGATAAGAAGTAtacaaaagaagagagggagaaagaaagaaagaagaaatggtgtgaatgaacaagggggggggggggggttgatgtacGCGTttcgaagggagaaagggattcgAAAAGGTTGTCGACTTATGTACagggcgaaaggaggaagagaggcgaagcgtgaaggggagaagaagaaggggagaggaaaagaaggaggagaaaggtagaaaggattAGAGGGCGCGAGggacagaaaagaggaaggggggaagccgAAAATGGAGATGGGGAGGCCAAGAAGGGGAGCTCGCAAAGAGGGTCTTCTCAAAGGACCAATTGCTCTAATCTGGTCCACAAAAGACGAATCTGAGGAAGTCCGGAGCcacgggagagggtgggggggtgggggggagagggcgaggggggagagggcgggggggaagagggcggggggcggggggcagggaagggcggggggggggcgacacAGAGGACCCTCCATACAGCGTAGAGGCCCATGACGCTGTAGGAAAAATATCATGTATTACAAAGGCGAGGAAGTGCGTTACATAACTTTTAAAGGTATTTTGATGCagttacgtgtatgtgtgtgtgtatatatatatatatatatatatatatatatatatatatatatatatatatatatatatatatatatacatatttataaatatgtatatatatacatttatgcattatgtatgtatacacacacacacacacacacacacacacacacacacacacacacacacacacacacacacacatatatatatatatatatatatatatatatatatatatatatatatatatatatataaatatgtatatatatatatacatacatacatatatatatatatatgtatatatatatgtatatatatgtatatatatatgtatttatatatatatatatatatatatatatatatatatatatatatatatatgtgtgtgtgtgtgtgtgtgtgtgtgtgtgtgtgtgtgtttgtgtgtgtgtgtgtatgtatatacatatatacacacaggcacacattcttatataaacacacacacacacacacacacacacacacacacacacacacacacacacacacacacacacacacacacacacacacacacacacacacacacacatatatatatatatatatatatatatatatatatatatatatatatatatgaatatgtttgtgtgtgtatatgtataaatatatatataaatatgtgtatacatatatatgcatatatatatatatatatatatatatatatatatatatatatatatgtatatatatatatgtatatatatatgtatatatatatatatatatatatatatatatatatatatatatatatatatatatatatatatatatatatgtgtgtgtgtgtgtgtgtgtgtgtgtgtgtgtgtgtgtgtgtgtgtgtgtgtgtatgtatatacatatatacacacaggcacacattcttatataaacacacacacacacacacacacacacacacacacacacacacacacacacacacacacacacacacacacacatatatatatatatatatatatatatatatatatatatatatatatatatatatatatatgaatatgtttgtgtgtgtatatgtataaatatatatatacatatgtgtatacatatatatgcatatatatatatatatatatatatatatatatatatatatatatatatatatatatgtttgtgtgtgtgtatatgtataaatatatatatacatatgtgtatacatatatatgcatatatatatatatatatatatatatatatatatatatatatatatatatatatatatatttatttacacacacacacacacacacacacacacacacacacacacacacacacacacacacacacacacacacacacacatatatatatatatatatatatatacatatatatacgtatatatgtatatacatatatatacatgtttgtgtgtgtgtatatgtataagtatatatacatatgtttatatatatgtatatatatatatatatatatatatatatatatatatgtatgtgtatatatatatatatgtacatatgtatatgcatatatatatatatatatatatatatatatatatatatatatatatatatatacatatatatgtagacatacatgtacatatatatacgcgtatacatatatgcatacacacagatatatatgtatatacatatatatatatatatgtatacatatatatatatatatatatatatatatgtatacatatatatatatgtatatatatatacatctatctatctatctatctatctatctatctatctatctatctatctatctatctatctatctatatatatatatatgtgtgtgtgtgtgtgtgtgtgtctgtgcacagaTAGATAAAGCAATCTGCAGCCCTCGGGGGTCGCAGCCACAGCCAAACATCCGAACAAACGCAGCACCAAAAACCAGATACGAGAAAACTGAACCACAGAGACCACTCCCTTGCATCTATGTCAGCGCCAAGCCTGAAGATGATCTCAGGTCAAAACTGCAAACGAGCTTGTTAAGACTGTTCAAGCGGGAGTGTGATAAATGGCAGTTACAGGCCATACANNNNNNNNNNNNNNNNNNNNNNNNNNNNNNNNNNNNNNNNNNNNNNNNNNNNNNNNNNNNNNNNNNNNNNNNNNNNNNNNNNNNNNNNNNNNNNNNNNNNNNNNNNNNNNNNNNNNNNNNNNNNNNNNNNNNNNNNNNNNNNNNNNNNNNNNNNNNNNNNNNNNNNNNNNNNNNNNNNNNNNNNNNNNNNNNNNNNNNNNNNNNNNNNNNNNNNNNNNNNNNNNNNNNNNNNNNNNNNNNNNNNNNNNNNNNNNNNNNNNNNNNNNNNNNNNNNNNNNNNNNNNNNNNNNNNNNNNNNNNNNNNNNNNNNNNNNNNNNNNNNNNNNNNNNNNNNNNNNNNNNNNNNNNNNNNNNNNNNNNNNNNNNNNNNNNNNNNNNNNNNNNNNNNNNNNNNNNNNNNNNNNNNNNNNNNNNNNNNNNNNNNNNNNNNNNNNNNNNNNNNNNNNNNNNNNNNNNNNNNNNNNNNNNNNNNNNNNNNNNNNNNNNNNNNNNNNNNNNNNGCCGGCCGTAAAAAGTGAAACAGCTTATTCAAACACTGTCagatatgtaatgtgtgtgtaaacataatggtcttgtttgtgtgtgtgtttccttatcTCGAATTATTATAAAAACCATTTCAAAATTCTGTATCTGCCTTTTAATACAGCATTACTCTCATTAATATATGTTTCCCTGTGAAGTCTGTGTACATTTCATACATAATGCTGTATTCTGATACTAAGGAACTACTGTATAATTGTATGTCTGCAAAGCTGTATACAACCATGCACGAGTGTCCAGATTTGTAAAAGCTACACATGACATATCTAGTACATCAATCCATGTGTTTTACTTAATGAGGCTCAAAAACGTGTATAATGACAACAAACGTTGTCATAAAAGAATAAACTTGTTACAGCATTAACAGAAAATAAGGTACGAGGTTTACTTTACTTCTAAACAccctaaataaaagtaaaatataattTAAATCATACCCTACTCCTACCCCGATAAAAGACGGTTAACATAGAAGGACGATTTCAAGTAGGCCTGTTTTTTATACACAAATACTCAAGCTGTTTGTTCTCTTATTTTTGAGTCTGGACACGAGCTATGGAGGATGGCGCCTGAAAGCCAACGATGAGGCGATCACTACGAGAGCAAAGACTATGTAAGGCTACCTTATATAATCTTTGCTACGAAGAAGAACGACACAGGATCTCACGTACCGCACACGAGCTATTCAGCGACACAACACAGCAGGAGCTTTGCGACGGccaacacacacgcgcggactGCGTCAAGTCAAACTCAAAGAACACGAGGCAGACGACATAAAaaccgcatacatatatacacatttcccgTTATTGTTCCTAACACATCGAggtatataagagaaagagattgagaagaaagagtgagtaaaATAATGGAGGAAGTTAGACGCATAATCTTTGGTGATAAGAAGTTTTAAATACGGGTCTTCCTGAACACACAAGTCAGCTGACTCGAAAACCTTTTACGCACACACTGCAACGTCCTCAAGAAAACTATTCCACGAGACCAAGTCTGTGGATATGAAACTTGAGAAAATATGAACTTAATTATACAACCCCGGAAAGAGGCTCAGTAACATTAAATGCTTCACTAGCTCGTGcataatatgtacatatctctAGTAGTAATAAGTTTATAGTAATGATTGAGATTATTCAATCGTGTTTATACAAAgtgcatataaaaaatattatttaaaaatcAGATAAACATCCCGTATAGAATCTGCACGGCAGACTCTAAAGGGCAATAAAGGTATATCTAAATACTCAGGATCAGCAGCCTTGTTCCTTCCTACGTTCACGAACTCGACACACCCACGGCTGTTCCCTTGCGCTCGTTAAGCCGACCGGGACGAGCAGACCAAGCTCTCCGTCACCGGGTTTAGTAACCTCTCGCCATGGGCTTTGTCGACGCCTCCACCACCGAGGCTTTTGCTTTTGGGGACAGACGGACGGCGAGCGAACGGAGAGTTCAAGCGGCCGGCCGACAGGCCTTCTTTTGCTAGCGTGGCTTTGTCGAGCGggaactttttcttcttctcgtgtgAACATCTTAGATGCGCGACATGACCTGAACACCAGCTCCGTAGCCTTCTGTGGCTTTCGTTAGCTCGGAGGTCCCACGCCGAAGGAGCACATGAACGCGGCACCGACCAGGCAACTTTGCGAAGCAAGGGACGAGCGGGCGCCCCAGTGTTGCCAACGGCACATGTCACAAACTTTTTAatcattaatgatt
It encodes:
- the LOC113816824 gene encoding uncharacterized protein yields the protein MATNIDELLREAEETDFALPPQDELLTLLETLRDFEQEAEKKLKDIRITHCDKDETKEAKNGERDEEETCETNFNGGDSAAELTLAEVRRELMSLKSEGQEDGNKESRKERNVAVKTKRQNKENGSPDPEDTGVSSDIKDRSSRQPPKVKFDMDAFNDELANLLAISGRAVEPHQARRATARDTPKDVPATPPSTPSHTDRPLPGQTQEPAPPPPQLMGPPPQKPPRAREQPPPKPPRTFLAASDNLKLQTMPLSKSTSDLARPGTSSGPHTPREGDRTASPVTGDDSDSDHRTKTNGKKENAFFPSLMGKKVKERITTIGQRKAKRSKSLLISDPMDFRVLYNGMLPNHRDNNKEQISVSDSNDSSEEVPQRGKIKA